From Apium graveolens cultivar Ventura chromosome 9, ASM990537v1, whole genome shotgun sequence, the proteins below share one genomic window:
- the LOC141686058 gene encoding uncharacterized protein LOC141686058 gives MLNKSPIFQMPDTQHFSDYGFQPHFDYCQAVEEARKHKRENKVGARAGRSIDGLHFKLQKPSISHELDSSKSLRRISIAPRTTSRAAPPVYITESRSGSTTPYRTAQQADTLVHVPRPMKVEMDNLPYISLRDINMDYQLQHHRISASSPMPIYLVT, from the exons ATGTTGAACAAGTCTCCCATATTCCAAATGCCTGATACCCAGCATTTCAGCGATTACGGTTTTCAGCCACATTTTGATTACTGTCAG GCGGTGGAAGAAGCAAGGAAGCACAAGAGAGAAAATAAAGTGGGAGCAAGAGCAGGAAGATCCATAGATGGCCTACATTTCAAGCTCCAAAAGCCCAGCATTTCACATGAACTGGACTCCTCCAAATCATTAAGAAGAATAAGCATTGCACCAAGAACAACAAGCCGCGCTG CACCGCCTGTTTACATCACCGAGAGTAGAAGCGGGTCCACCACGCCTTACCGGACAGCCCAGCAGGCCGACACTCTTGTCCACGTTCCCCGGCCAATGAAAGTTGAAATGGACAATTTACCCTACATTAGTCTTAGGGATATCAACATGGACTATCAGCTCCAGCACCACAGGATCTCTGCAAGCTCTCCTATGCCCATTTATCTGGTCACTTAG
- the LOC141684792 gene encoding uncharacterized protein LOC141684792: MGLSKTVTLVGVSSIVLVAVAIAVAVSLNKNHDDAKFSTANKSVKTMCEATDYKDACAKSLSSSNSHDPQELMKTSFKAAISDINEVVGKSKTLEDASKDSRTKDAYKLCKDLLETSVSDLDRSGDKIGKLEASKMDEYVADVQTWLTGAIDYQETCIDAFQNTTGDAGEKMKDLLKSSYELSSNSLAMVGDIKSIVSNLNIPGLHRRLFEYDYGPRGDPPPSEDPGSGFSTPSHRRLFDYDYGPRGDPPPSEDPGWGAGGSSRRLFEYDNEQPHVDPAPSEDPSSGASISSRKLSEYDYGPRGDPPPSEDPGWGAGGSSRRLFEYDNEQPHVDPAPSEDPSSGASISSRKLSEYDYGPRGDPPPSEDPGSGFSTPSHRRLFDYDYGPRGDPPPSEDPGWGAGGSHRRLFDYDYGPKGDPPPSEDPGWGAGGSHRRLFDYDYGPRGDPPPSEDPGWGAGGSHRRLFDYDYGPRGDPPPSEDPGWGAGGSHRRLFDAANGPPSDHSPTEDPGQGAEPVVRGVFSNDNETPSDNGSPSHNSEDISNGRNVASSKEIPEWVGTHHRNLLQANPKPNAVVALDGSGQFKSINEALKTVPPNNVKAFVILVKAGIYNEYVDVPRRTDNVVMIGEGATKTKVTGNKNFIDGVGTFQTATFAVNGNGFMAKDMGFENSAGAAKHQAVALRVSGDRAIFFQCQMDGYQDTLYTHTYRQFYRDCTITGTIDFIFGDAAAVFQNCKMIVRKPMDNQGCMVTAQGRKDRRSTGGNILQNCQITAEPAFMQAKPPIKSYLGRPWKEFSRTVVMQSFIDSNIIPEGWSPWTGNFGQDTCYYAEYQNRGPGSDTSRRVAWKGVQKNLTPEVISQFTAGKFLQGDAWIPVAGIPYDSGMMKV, from the exons ATGGGATTGTCAAAAACAGTCACTTTGGTAGGAGTATCCTCGATTGTCCTAGTTGCGGTGGCGATTGCTGTGGCTGTCAGTTTAAACAAAAACCATGACGATGCTAAATTTTCCACCGCTAACAAATCCGTTAAAACCATGTGTGAAGCAACTGATTATAAGGATGCTTGTGCTAAAAGCCTCTCCTCATCAAATTCTCACGATCCGCAAGAACTTATGAAGACCAGTTTCAAAGCGGCCATCAGTGACATTAATGAAGTTGTTGGAAAATCCAAAACTCTTGAAGATGCCTCCAAGGACTCACGTACCAAAGACGCGTATAAACTTTGTAAGGATCTGTTGGAAACCTCAGTTAGTGACCTTGATAGATCTGGAGACAAGATTGGTAAATTAGAGGCTAGTAAGATGGACGAATACGTTGCGGATGTCCAGACATGGCTTACTGGTGCTATAGATTATCAAGAGACTTGTATTGATGCTTTTCAAAATACAACCGGGGATGCTGGGGAAAAAATGAAGGATTTGCTGAAAAGCTCTTACGAACTATCCAGCAATTCCCTTGCAATGGTTGGTGACATTAAGTCCATTGTTTCAAACTTAAATATTCCTGGACTTCACAGAAGACTCTTTGAATATGACTATGGGCCACGAGGTGATCCACCTCCAAGTGAGGATCCCGGTTCAGGATTTAGCACACCATCCCACCGCAGACTCTTTGATTATGATTATGGGCCACGTGGTGATCCACCCCCAAGTGAGGATCCCGGTTGGGGAGCAGGCGGATCATCTCGCAGACTTTTTGAATATGACAATGAGCAACCACATGTTGATCCAGCCCCAAGTGAGGATCCCAGTTCAGGAGCAAGCATATCCTCCCGCAAACTCTCTGAATATGATTATGGGCCACGAGGTGATCCACCCCCGAGTGAGGATCCCGGTTGGGGAGCAGGCGGATCATCTCGCAGACTTTTTGAATATGACAATGAGCAACCACATGTTGATCCAGCCCCAAGTGAGGATCCCAGTTCAGGAGCAAGCATATCCTCCCGCAAACTCTCTGAATATGATTATGGGCCACGAGGTGATCCACCTCCAAGTGAGGATCCCGGTTCGGGATTTAGCACACCATCCCACCGCAGACTCTTTGATTATGATTATGGGCCACGTGGTGATCCACCCCCAAGTGAGGATCCTGGTTGGGGAGCAGGTGGATCACATCGCAGACTCTTTGATTATGATTATGGGCCAAAAGGTGATCCACCTCCAAGTGAGGATCCTGGTTGGGGAGCAGGTGGATCACATCGCAGACTCTTTGATTATGATTACGGGCCACGTGGTGATCCACCCCCAAGCGAGGATCCTGGTTGGGGAGCAGGTGGATCACATCGCAGACTATTTGATTATGACTATGGGCCACGTGGTGATCCACCCCCAAGTGAGGATCCTGGTTGGGGAGCAGGAGGATCGCATCGCAGACTATTTGATGCCGCTAATGGGCCTCCAAGTGATCACTCTCCCACCGAGGATCCGGGTCAAGGAGCAGAGCCAGTGGTGCGTGGTGTCTTTAGTAATGATAATGAAACTCCAAGCGATAATGGCTCTCCAAGTCATAATTCCGAAGATATATCTAATGGTCGTAATGTCGCTAGCTCCAAAGAAATTCCTGAATGGGTAGGTACACACCATAGAAACCTCCTTCAAGCTAATCCAAAGCCAAATGCGGTAGTTGCTCTAGATGGGTCTGGACAATTCAAAAGTATCAACGAAGCCCTTAAGACAGTCCCACCCAATAATGTAAAAGCCTTTGTTATACTTGTCAAGGCCGGTATCTATAACGAGTATGTTGATGTTCCAAGACGTACAGACAATGTTGTCATGATTGGGGAAGGTGCAACCAAGACCAAAGTCACAGGGAACAAAAATTTCATCGATGGAGTCGGAACATTCCAAACTGCAACATTCG CTGTAAATGGTAACGGGTTCATGGCTAAGGACATGGGCTTCGAGAACTCGGCAGGAGCCGCTAAACATCAAGCCGTTGCTCTACGCGTATCCGGTGACAGGGCCATATTCTTTCAATGCCAAATGGACGGTTATCAAGACACCCTTTACACCCATACCTATCGCCAATTCTACCGTGACTGCACAATCACTGGTACCATTGATTTCATCTTTGGTGACGCCGCTGCAGTTTTTCAAAACTGTAAAATGATTGTGAGAAAGCCAATGGATAACCAAGGGTGCATGGTGACAGCACAAGGTAGGAAAGATAGGAGATCCACGGGTGGAAATATCCTTCAAAACTGCCAAATTACGGCTGAACCAGCATTCATGCAAGCTAAGCCCCCGATCAAGTCCTATTTAGGCCGTCCATGGAAAGAATTTTCGAGGACAGTTGTGATGCAGTCATTTATTGACAGCAATATTATTCCTGAAGGGTGGTCACCATGGACAGGTAATTTTGGTCAGGACACTTGCTATTATGCTGAATACCAGAATAGAGGACCCGGATCCGACACTTCCAGGAGAGTAGCATGGAAAGGTGTCCAGAAGAATCTCACTCCAGAGGTTATTTCTCAGTTCACTGCTGGAAAGTTTCTCCAAGGTGATGCATGGATTCCAGTTGCAGGCATCCCTTATGACTCCGGAATGATGAAAGTTTAA